A window from Microbacterium ginsengiterrae encodes these proteins:
- a CDS encoding acetyl/propionyl/methylcrotonyl-CoA carboxylase subunit alpha, which yields MPIEKVLIANRGEIAVRIIRAARDSGISSVAVYADQDRDALHARLADEAYALDGETSAATYLQIDKILSVARRSGADAVHPGYGFLAENADFARAVIGAGLIWIGPSPEAIESLGDKVTARHVAEKVGAPLAPGTPGPVETAEEVIAFAEEHGLPIAIKAAYGGGGRGLKVARALDEVAEQFESATREAVAAFGRGECFVEKYLDKPRHVETQCLADAEGNVVVISTRDCSLQRRHQKLVEEAPAPFLTDEQNRQLYAASKAILKEVGYVGAGTCEFLIGADGTVSFLEVNTRLQVEHPVSEEVTGIDLVREQFRIAAGGTIDYDDPAPSGHSIEFRINGEDPGRGFLPQPGPIHVFKTFGGPGIRLDSGVTAGDSVSGAFDSLLAKIIVTGKDRAEALERSRRALDEFEVAGLPTVLPFHRKVVRDAAFTAESGEFGVYTRWIETEFDNDIPAWDGELDSPAPAESRHTVVVEVAGKRLEVSLPDRVTVAAGTAGRPAAVPPSRRSHATTASAGASGDAVKSPMQASVVKVAVEEGQEVVKGDLVVVLEAMKMEQPLQAHKDGVIGNINAAPGATVSAGHQLLTIS from the coding sequence ATGCCCATCGAGAAGGTACTCATCGCCAACCGCGGTGAGATCGCCGTACGCATCATCCGAGCCGCCCGCGATTCCGGGATCTCCTCGGTCGCCGTCTACGCAGACCAGGACCGCGATGCGCTGCACGCGCGCCTCGCGGACGAGGCGTACGCACTGGACGGCGAGACCAGCGCGGCGACGTACCTCCAGATCGACAAGATCCTCTCCGTCGCCCGGCGCTCCGGTGCCGACGCCGTCCACCCCGGATACGGATTCCTCGCCGAGAACGCCGACTTCGCCCGCGCCGTCATCGGCGCAGGTCTGATCTGGATCGGCCCGTCGCCCGAGGCGATCGAGTCGCTCGGCGACAAGGTCACCGCTCGCCACGTCGCCGAGAAGGTCGGCGCCCCGCTCGCCCCCGGCACCCCCGGCCCCGTGGAGACCGCCGAGGAGGTCATCGCCTTCGCCGAGGAGCACGGCCTGCCCATCGCCATCAAGGCGGCGTACGGCGGCGGCGGTCGCGGCCTCAAGGTCGCCCGTGCGCTCGACGAGGTCGCCGAGCAGTTCGAATCCGCCACGCGAGAGGCTGTGGCCGCGTTCGGCCGTGGCGAGTGCTTCGTGGAGAAGTACCTCGACAAGCCGCGCCACGTCGAGACCCAGTGCCTCGCGGATGCCGAGGGCAACGTCGTCGTCATCTCCACACGCGACTGCTCACTGCAGCGCCGTCACCAGAAGCTCGTGGAGGAGGCCCCCGCGCCCTTCCTCACCGACGAGCAGAACCGTCAGCTGTACGCGGCATCCAAGGCGATCCTCAAAGAGGTCGGTTACGTGGGCGCCGGCACGTGCGAGTTCCTCATCGGCGCCGACGGCACCGTCTCGTTCCTCGAGGTGAACACCCGCCTCCAGGTGGAGCACCCCGTCTCGGAGGAGGTCACCGGGATCGACCTCGTCCGCGAGCAGTTCCGCATCGCCGCCGGCGGGACGATCGACTACGACGACCCCGCTCCATCAGGGCACTCGATCGAGTTCCGCATCAACGGCGAAGACCCCGGTCGAGGGTTCCTCCCACAGCCCGGACCGATCCACGTCTTCAAGACGTTCGGCGGCCCCGGCATCCGACTCGACTCCGGAGTCACCGCCGGCGACTCCGTCTCCGGCGCGTTCGACTCGCTACTGGCCAAGATCATCGTCACCGGCAAGGACCGCGCCGAGGCTCTCGAGCGCTCCCGCCGTGCGTTGGACGAGTTCGAGGTCGCCGGGCTCCCCACCGTCCTCCCGTTCCACCGCAAGGTGGTGCGCGACGCGGCCTTCACCGCCGAGAGCGGCGAGTTCGGCGTGTACACCCGGTGGATCGAGACCGAATTCGACAACGACATCCCCGCATGGGACGGGGAGCTCGACTCCCCCGCACCGGCGGAGAGCCGTCACACGGTGGTCGTCGAGGTCGCCGGCAAGCGCCTCGAGGTCAGCCTTCCCGACCGCGTGACCGTCGCGGCGGGCACCGCCGGGCGTCCGGCCGCCGTACCGCCGTCCCGCCGGAGCCACGCGACGACGGCCTCGGCCGGTGCCTCCGGCGATGCGGTGAAGTCGCCCATGCAGGCATCCGTGGTCAAGGTCGCCGTCGAGGAGGGCCAGGAGGTCGTCAAGGGCGATCTGGTCGTCGTGCTCGAAGCGATGAAGATGGAGCAGCCGCTGCAGGCGCACAAGGACGGCGTGATCGGCAATATCAACGCCGCCCCCGGTGCCACCGTCTCCGCCGGACATCAGCTCCTCACCATCTCCTGA
- a CDS encoding NAD(P)H-quinone dehydrogenase, whose product MEIMSSTPFESTQRVAVLGGGPGGYEAALAAAQLGAEVTLVERVGVGGSAVLTDVVPSKSLIATADAAVAISEASDLGVQFYAKGSNGKPLKPEIAINLAAVNKRLLALAGQQSEDMRSTLLESGVRVLSGHGRLEGPNAIIVSTGPGGTDFDRVEADTIVVSVGASPRELDSAKPDGERILTWTQLYDMKALPEHLIVVGSGVTGAEFASAYMNLGAKVTLISSRDQVLPGEDQDAARVLEKVFKRGGMTVLSKSRADSVERTEDGVRVTLSDGRVVEGSHCLMAVGSVPNTAGIGLEDAGVELTESGHVRVNKVARTSVPNIYAVGDCTNYFPLASVAAMQGRTAVFHALGDIVIPLEKIKITSNIFTAPEIATVGWGEKHVEDGVADGLVYKLPLAANPRAKMMGIKDGFVKIIARKGSGTVIGGVIVAPKASELIYPIAVAVERRLTVDQVSRVFAAYPSLSSSITDASRAMHLVNIS is encoded by the coding sequence ATGGAGATCATGTCTTCGACTCCTTTTGAGAGCACTCAGCGCGTCGCCGTCCTCGGCGGCGGCCCCGGCGGATACGAGGCGGCGCTCGCCGCCGCTCAGCTCGGAGCCGAGGTGACACTCGTCGAGCGCGTCGGTGTGGGCGGTTCCGCCGTGCTCACCGATGTCGTGCCATCGAAGAGTCTCATCGCGACGGCGGACGCCGCCGTGGCGATCTCCGAGGCCAGCGACCTCGGAGTGCAGTTCTACGCCAAAGGCTCCAACGGCAAGCCGCTCAAGCCGGAGATCGCGATCAACCTCGCCGCTGTCAACAAGCGACTGCTCGCGCTGGCAGGACAGCAGTCCGAGGACATGCGCTCCACCCTGCTCGAATCCGGCGTGCGCGTGCTCTCCGGGCATGGCCGCCTCGAGGGTCCGAACGCCATCATCGTCTCGACCGGCCCCGGAGGTACGGACTTCGACCGCGTCGAGGCGGACACGATCGTCGTCTCGGTCGGCGCGTCCCCTCGTGAGCTCGACAGCGCCAAGCCCGACGGGGAGCGCATCCTCACCTGGACGCAGCTCTACGACATGAAGGCGCTTCCCGAGCACCTCATCGTGGTGGGATCCGGCGTGACCGGCGCGGAGTTCGCCTCGGCCTACATGAACCTCGGTGCGAAGGTCACGCTGATCTCCAGCCGTGATCAGGTCCTCCCCGGTGAGGATCAGGACGCCGCCCGTGTGCTGGAGAAGGTCTTCAAGCGCGGCGGGATGACCGTGCTGTCCAAGTCCCGTGCCGACAGCGTCGAGCGGACTGAGGACGGCGTGCGCGTGACGCTGTCCGACGGCCGGGTGGTGGAGGGCAGCCACTGTCTGATGGCTGTCGGCTCCGTGCCGAACACGGCGGGCATCGGCCTCGAGGACGCCGGCGTCGAACTGACCGAGTCAGGTCACGTGCGGGTGAACAAGGTCGCGCGCACTTCGGTGCCCAACATCTACGCCGTCGGCGACTGCACGAACTACTTCCCGCTCGCGTCCGTCGCCGCGATGCAGGGACGCACGGCCGTGTTCCACGCCCTGGGCGACATCGTCATCCCGCTCGAGAAGATCAAGATCACCTCGAACATCTTCACCGCACCCGAGATCGCGACCGTCGGTTGGGGCGAGAAGCACGTGGAGGACGGGGTCGCGGACGGGCTTGTCTACAAGCTGCCGCTGGCTGCGAACCCTCGCGCGAAGATGATGGGCATCAAGGACGGGTTCGTGAAGATCATCGCCCGCAAGGGTTCTGGGACCGTCATCGGCGGTGTGATCGTCGCCCCCAAGGCGTCGGAGTTGATCTACCCGATCGCCGTCGCCGTGGAGCGCCGTCTGACCGTCGACCAGGTGTCCCGCGTGTTCGCCGCCTACCCGTCGCTCTCCAGCAGCATCACCGACGCGAGTCGTGCGATGCACCTCGTCAACATCTCCTAA
- a CDS encoding purine-nucleoside phosphorylase has protein sequence MTEIHDNPLDAPNADPFEIAAAAAADIARLTGVEKHDIALTLGSGWGRAAELIGETVATVPATEVTGFSRPALEGHVGTLRSIRTPGGKHVLVIGARTHYYEGHGVRRVVHSVRTAAAAGTRIMVLTNGAGGVRETWHAGQPVLISDHINLTADSPLEGATFVDLTDLYSRRLRDIARSVDPTLDEGVYTQFRGPHYETPAEVQMAKRIGGDIVGMSTALEAIAAREAGMEILGFSLITNLAAGIQSTPLSHGEVIEAGKEAEPVISALLARVVEQL, from the coding sequence ATGACCGAGATTCACGACAATCCCCTCGATGCTCCGAACGCGGACCCGTTCGAGATCGCAGCCGCAGCCGCCGCCGACATCGCGCGACTGACCGGCGTGGAGAAGCACGACATCGCACTGACCCTGGGAAGCGGATGGGGCCGAGCGGCGGAGCTCATCGGCGAGACCGTCGCCACCGTCCCGGCCACAGAGGTGACCGGGTTCTCCCGGCCCGCGCTGGAGGGCCACGTCGGCACACTGCGCAGCATCCGGACCCCCGGCGGGAAGCATGTCCTCGTCATCGGCGCACGCACGCACTACTACGAGGGTCACGGCGTCCGCCGCGTCGTCCACAGCGTCCGCACCGCCGCGGCCGCAGGCACCCGGATCATGGTGCTCACCAACGGAGCCGGCGGCGTCCGCGAGACCTGGCACGCCGGTCAGCCCGTCCTCATCAGCGATCACATCAACCTCACCGCGGACTCCCCTCTCGAGGGCGCGACCTTCGTCGACCTCACCGACCTGTACTCCCGCCGCCTGCGCGACATCGCGCGCTCCGTGGACCCGACCCTCGACGAGGGCGTCTACACGCAGTTCCGCGGCCCCCACTACGAGACCCCGGCTGAGGTCCAGATGGCCAAGCGCATCGGCGGGGACATCGTCGGGATGTCCACGGCACTCGAGGCGATCGCCGCGCGCGAGGCCGGCATGGAGATCCTCGGGTTCTCCCTCATCACGAACCTCGCCGCCGGCATCCAGTCCACGCCGCTCAGTCACGGCGAGGTCATCGAGGCGGGCAAGGAGGCGGAGCCGGTGATCTCGGCGCTGCTGGCCCGCGTGGTGGAGCAGCTGTGA
- a CDS encoding phospho-sugar mutase, with protein MNGAEVDSLLATARAWLRQDPDAETRDELAGIITRAASGDEEATADLSDRFRTRLAFGTAGLRGALGAGSNRMNRVLVSQAAAGFAAFLHARSGGSTPTVVIGYDGRRNSRRFALDSAELFAGAGLRAILLPRLLPTPVLAFAVRHFGADAGVMVTASHNPPDDNGYKVYLGGADEGSQIVSPADAEIAERIRRVAEAGDLAALPRSSAYETAGEEVVDAYAAATAAVAPAPESARSLTWVYTAMHGVGWETMARILDAAGYPRPKTVGEQLNPDPRFPTVAFPNPEEPGAMDLAFAAGRRTRADLILANDPDADRLAVAIPDESVDGGWRRLSGNEIGLLLGARAARAAAGTPGATLACSLVSSPGLGVIAAHHGLGFHETLTGFKWISRSPGIVYGYEEALGYLVNPETVRDKDGISAAIAVLGLAAEAREQGRTLADMLAELGEVYGHFASGQVSIRVDDLSIIGRVMLSLRTLPPTHIGATAVASAEDLLDAAPGQPSGDVLRYRLADGSRVIVRPSGTEPKLKVYLDAQAPSATEADGIIAALEAGVRALLDERA; from the coding sequence GTGAACGGCGCGGAGGTCGACTCCCTCCTCGCCACCGCCCGCGCCTGGTTGCGCCAGGACCCGGATGCCGAGACCCGCGACGAGCTGGCAGGCATCATCACGCGCGCCGCATCCGGTGATGAGGAGGCGACGGCCGACCTCTCCGACCGCTTCCGCACCCGCCTCGCGTTCGGGACGGCCGGCCTGCGCGGGGCGCTCGGAGCCGGCAGCAACCGCATGAACCGCGTGCTCGTCTCCCAGGCGGCGGCCGGGTTCGCCGCGTTCCTGCACGCCAGAAGCGGCGGCAGCACCCCCACCGTCGTTATCGGCTACGACGGCCGGCGCAACTCGCGTCGGTTCGCCCTGGATTCCGCCGAGCTGTTCGCCGGTGCCGGCCTGCGCGCCATCCTGCTCCCCCGCCTGCTGCCGACGCCGGTGCTCGCGTTCGCCGTGCGCCACTTCGGCGCCGACGCCGGCGTGATGGTCACCGCGAGCCACAACCCGCCGGACGACAACGGCTACAAGGTGTACCTCGGCGGCGCGGATGAGGGCTCCCAGATCGTCTCGCCCGCCGACGCCGAGATCGCCGAGCGCATCCGCCGCGTGGCCGAGGCGGGCGACCTCGCCGCCCTCCCCCGCTCGTCGGCGTACGAGACGGCGGGCGAGGAGGTCGTGGACGCGTACGCCGCCGCGACGGCGGCCGTCGCGCCCGCACCGGAGTCCGCGCGCTCGCTCACGTGGGTCTACACCGCGATGCACGGCGTCGGGTGGGAGACGATGGCCCGCATCCTCGACGCCGCCGGCTACCCGCGGCCGAAGACGGTCGGCGAGCAGTTGAATCCCGATCCGCGGTTCCCGACCGTCGCCTTCCCGAACCCTGAGGAACCGGGGGCGATGGATCTCGCGTTCGCCGCAGGGCGGCGCACGCGAGCGGATCTCATCCTCGCCAACGACCCGGACGCCGACCGCCTCGCCGTCGCCATCCCCGACGAGTCCGTCGACGGCGGATGGCGCAGGCTCAGCGGCAACGAGATCGGTCTGCTGCTCGGGGCTCGAGCGGCCCGTGCCGCGGCCGGCACTCCCGGCGCGACGCTGGCCTGTTCGCTGGTTTCCTCGCCCGGTCTCGGCGTGATCGCCGCACATCACGGCCTCGGCTTCCACGAGACGCTCACCGGCTTCAAATGGATCTCGCGCTCCCCGGGGATCGTCTACGGGTACGAGGAGGCGCTGGGCTATCTCGTCAACCCGGAGACCGTGCGCGACAAGGACGGCATCTCCGCCGCGATCGCCGTGCTCGGACTCGCCGCGGAGGCACGCGAGCAGGGGCGGACGCTCGCGGACATGCTCGCCGAACTCGGCGAGGTGTACGGACACTTCGCCAGCGGCCAGGTCTCGATCAGGGTGGACGACCTCTCGATCATCGGCCGCGTCATGCTCTCGCTGCGGACTCTGCCGCCCACACACATCGGGGCGACAGCGGTCGCCTCGGCCGAGGACCTGCTCGACGCCGCCCCTGGGCAGCCCTCTGGCGACGTCCTCCGGTACCGGCTCGCCGACGGCTCCCGGGTGATCGTGCGGCCCAGCGGCACGGAGCCCAAGCTCAAGGTGTACCTCGACGCGCAGGCGCCGAGCGCGACCGAGGCCGACGGCATCATCGCCGCACTCGAAGCCGGCGTCCGCGCGCTCCTCGACGAGCGCGCCTGA
- a CDS encoding HPr family phosphocarrier protein, whose amino-acid sequence MPSRHVVVRVPDGLHARPVAELVRLAQAHQLPVTLTTDAGATVDLGSVLAVMDLGLASGDEVRLDTPASPAAERLLDRLSAVLDPA is encoded by the coding sequence GTGCCGAGCAGACACGTGGTCGTCAGGGTTCCAGACGGGCTGCATGCGCGGCCCGTCGCCGAGCTGGTGCGCCTCGCGCAGGCGCACCAGCTGCCCGTCACACTGACGACGGATGCCGGTGCGACCGTGGATCTCGGCAGCGTGCTGGCCGTCATGGATCTCGGTCTCGCATCCGGTGACGAGGTCCGGCTCGACACACCGGCGTCCCCGGCGGCGGAACGGCTCCTCGACCGCCTGTCCGCCGTCCTGGATCCGGCGTGA
- a CDS encoding BglG family transcription antiterminator, with protein sequence MSRQRQDRLLQTLLRQDDWATAASLADLLGVTPRSIRSYVAALNARTPDADAVASGPAGYRAGPGAHDALRTRVSGETAPRDRLHTLVRTLLDAPEGIDVYDTAERMHVSEATLEADLSRVRGLLDGMDLRLERDRERVRLHGAEVAQRRLLSRLAHDEMDAGSFQPDSIRRALSGTTVAAHAVGPFKTALVRELGALGYYVNELAISDVLLHIAIAADRVAAGRALETPLRGTWTEIPKLGAVIRDLAAEHFAVSLGEGDSAHLATLVLTRAIAPGQDAAADAVRSGIDPAIEAAVRAEIVQAAADYQVDLVDEKFILRLALHVQNLLRRAEEQAWTRNPLTRSLKSSYPMIFEVAVSIVSGLHDRLGAPIHDDEIAYIAMHIGGRLERSRKAESILTATIVCPGYYELHELLRSSVDRSLGTSVEVTGVVTTVDPDWQAIDTDLVLTTIDPGESGERYVRIQPFLTDADVERVTQTAARVRRARRLNRLREELSRYFAPEAFLHPLPDEGEEAVIRRLGGMLTGSGLIGDDYVENTILRERMSSTAFTDALAVPHALQMTAQRTAIAIGVADGSVAWGDGRVQVVALAAFSESDRTAFQTVFEQLVEVFSERESVQRIVRRGTTFEAFLDELVAVIDG encoded by the coding sequence ACGCCGTGGCGTCGGGCCCTGCGGGGTACCGCGCAGGCCCGGGGGCGCATGATGCGTTGCGCACACGGGTGAGTGGGGAGACCGCTCCACGCGACCGCCTGCACACGCTGGTGCGCACGCTGCTGGACGCACCGGAGGGCATCGACGTCTACGACACCGCGGAGCGCATGCACGTGAGCGAGGCCACCCTTGAGGCGGATCTCTCTCGCGTGCGTGGCCTGCTCGACGGCATGGACCTCCGCCTGGAGCGCGACAGGGAGCGGGTCCGCCTGCACGGCGCCGAGGTCGCGCAGCGCCGCCTGTTGAGCAGACTCGCGCACGACGAGATGGATGCCGGTTCGTTCCAACCAGACAGCATCCGGCGGGCGCTGTCCGGCACGACGGTGGCCGCGCACGCGGTCGGTCCGTTCAAGACCGCGCTCGTGCGGGAGCTCGGCGCGCTCGGGTACTACGTCAACGAGCTGGCGATCTCGGACGTCCTGCTGCACATCGCCATCGCCGCCGACCGCGTCGCCGCGGGGCGCGCCCTCGAGACGCCGCTGCGCGGCACGTGGACGGAGATCCCCAAGCTCGGAGCGGTGATCCGCGACCTCGCCGCAGAGCACTTCGCCGTCTCCCTGGGGGAGGGCGACAGTGCGCACCTCGCCACGCTCGTGCTCACGCGCGCCATCGCCCCGGGGCAGGATGCCGCGGCCGATGCCGTGCGCAGCGGCATCGACCCGGCCATCGAGGCGGCGGTGAGGGCCGAGATCGTCCAGGCGGCCGCCGACTACCAGGTCGACCTGGTGGACGAGAAGTTCATCCTGCGGCTCGCGCTGCACGTGCAGAACCTGCTCCGGCGTGCCGAGGAGCAGGCCTGGACCCGCAACCCCCTCACCCGCTCGCTGAAGTCGTCGTACCCGATGATCTTCGAGGTGGCCGTCTCGATCGTCAGCGGGCTGCATGACCGGCTGGGGGCGCCGATCCACGACGACGAGATCGCGTACATCGCCATGCACATCGGCGGTCGGCTGGAGCGCAGCCGGAAGGCCGAGTCCATCCTCACCGCCACGATCGTGTGCCCCGGTTACTACGAATTGCACGAGCTGCTGCGGTCCAGCGTCGACCGATCGTTGGGCACCTCGGTCGAGGTGACGGGGGTCGTGACCACGGTCGATCCGGACTGGCAGGCGATCGACACCGACCTCGTGCTCACCACGATCGACCCCGGGGAGAGCGGGGAACGGTACGTGCGCATCCAGCCGTTCCTCACCGACGCCGACGTGGAACGGGTGACGCAGACCGCTGCGCGGGTGCGTCGCGCCCGTCGCCTCAATCGACTGCGCGAGGAGCTGTCGCGCTACTTCGCGCCGGAGGCGTTCCTCCACCCGCTGCCCGACGAGGGCGAGGAAGCGGTGATCCGCCGGCTCGGGGGGATGCTCACCGGGTCAGGACTCATCGGCGACGACTACGTCGAGAACACGATCCTCCGAGAGCGCATGTCCTCGACCGCGTTCACGGATGCGCTCGCCGTGCCGCACGCACTGCAGATGACCGCGCAGCGGACGGCCATCGCGATCGGGGTCGCCGACGGATCGGTGGCCTGGGGCGACGGGAGGGTGCAGGTGGTCGCCCTCGCCGCGTTCAGCGAGAGCGACCGCACGGCATTCCAGACGGTGTTCGAGCAGCTCGTCGAGGTGTTCAGCGAACGCGAGAGCGTTCAGCGCATCGTGCGCCGTGGGACCACGTTCGAAGCATTCCTCGACGAGCTCGTCGCTGTCATCGACGGCTGA